From one Henningerozyma blattae CBS 6284 chromosome 1, complete genome genomic stretch:
- the TBLA0A06970 gene encoding uncharacterized protein (similar to Saccharomyces cerevisiae GPI17 (YDR434W); ancestral locus Anc_5.545), producing the protein MGLSKNIKLFFCTLGLFYLLFGLPIWKSFINKRIIYNDIPVNYLTKLYNERKSPSDLHIVIPVYLRSDVYRFPDIEDAVQMQVNYLLKSTLNPTKPSWSLQIIQLDENEKFEIDVKQNYVITLVLESEIGIILSEDSLETVIFYGNDEVVSNDLPYFIAQTIVEFVFKVEYNRLSSQYDFSFALDIDEFKYHNEIQLSISLLSGDGVPISWEISKALETWFTPLREYLSPLLNFTIDTDVRYYYDDLDLTLLEELISLQHSSNNRNSSSLVKLSELSKEIDLSLQDNKFDQKSLQATNSPIHLAIIFPNNLTVSGKGLTFISNSNMEKINSSELTLLSNSTELIANDALIDMPWDLIEIPNWGLVIVNKYPLVANSLLTEDYLLPIIKLFSDTIFNQLDFNYFVTEYDGSDDIDKPIGGGYMLNYFATGALLRIITTYNLRRSIEKLYEVIILNNKSTLLSRNFKELSLKINDYLNLRFEILDILNDPYRGDTDNWSLALSNSNKMISIVDTLNQEISLEISNSNENLIVQLYYYFILSMPLLTLLLAYRYWNVPQESNSLKAKKIVSTEQKHVTTDAKKI; encoded by the coding sequence ATGGGCttatctaaaaatattaagttatttttttgtactTTAGGCCTTTTCTATTTGCTTTTTGGTTTACCCATATGGAAATcctttattaataaaagaataatttataatgatATACCTGTCAACTATCTTACAAAATTATACAATGAGAGAAAATCTCCTTCAGACCTGCACATTGTCATTCCTGTCTATTTACGGTCAGATGTTTATAGATTTCCTGATATTGAGGATGCGGTACAAATGCAAGTAAATTACCTTTTAAAGTCAACTCTAAATCCCACTAAACCATCATGGTCATtacaaattattcaattagatgagaatgaaaaatttgagaTTGATGTCAAACAGAATTATGTTATTACCTTAGTATTGGAATCAGAAATAGGTATAATTCTATCAGAAGATTCATTAGAGACAGTAATATTCTATGGGAATGATGAAGTTGTATCAAACGATTTACCATACTTTATCGCTCAAACTATCGTAGAGTTTGTCTTTAAAGTAGAGTATAATAGACTATCTTCACAATatgatttttcttttgcttTGGATATagatgaatttaaataccATAACGAAATTCAATTATccatttcattattatcaggGGATGGTGTTCCAATATCTTGGGAAATTTCTAAAGCATTAGAAACTTGGTTTACCCCACTTCGTGAATATTTATCTCCATTATTAAACTTTACAATTGATACAGATGTTCggtattattatgatgatTTAGATTTAACTTTATTAGAAGAACTCATTTCCTTGCAAcattcttctaataatcGCAATTCATCCTCTCTTGTTAAGTTATCAGAATTGTCGAAAGAAATAGATCTGTCACTtcaagataataaatttgatcaAAAATCGTTACAAGCAACAAATTCTCCAATACATTTAgctattatttttccaaataacTTAACTGTTTCAGGAAAAGGTCTAACTTTTATctctaattcaaatatggagaaaataaattcatcaGAATTAACTCTATTATCCAACAGCACTGAATTGATTGCAAATGATGCTCTTATAGATATGCCATGggatttaattgaaattccAAATTGGGGTTTAGTTATTGTTAATAAGTATCCGCTAGTTgctaattctttattaactgaggattatttattaccaataataaaattattttcgGATACGATTTTCAATCAGCTAGATTTTAACTATTTTGTAACTGAATATGATGGTAgtgatgatattgataaacCAATTGGTGGTGGATATATGCTTAACTATTTTGCTACAGGCGCTTTGCTACGAATTATTACAACTTACAATTTAAGGAGAAGTATTGAGAAATTGTACGAGgtcattattttgaataataaaagtacGCTTTTATctagaaattttaaagagCTTTCtcttaaaataaatgactatttaaatttgaggtttgaaatattagacattttaaatgatcCGTATAGAGGTGACACTGATAACTGGTCATTAGCACTTTCGAATAGTAATAAGATGATTTCCATTGTAGACACCTTAAATCAAGAAATTTCACTGGAAATTTCCAACTCCAATGAGAACTTAATAGTTCAATTATACTACTACTTCATTTTAAGCATGCCATTACTTACTTTATTGTTAGCATATAGATATTGGAATGTACCACAAGAAAGTAATAGTCTAAAAGCTAAGAAGATCGTTTCAACAGAACAAAAACACGTAACTACAGAtgctaaaaaaatttag
- the TBLA0A07010 gene encoding Zn(II)2Cys6 transcription factor domain-containing protein (ancestral locus Anc_6.0), with translation MKSTGSYSKHGCLECKKAHIKCDERKPKCGRCCKLLIECRYEGSIILNSFGDKIVPVANENCNKITKERSTNNNNQYGANEDKNSNKEVNKRMKFNFVADRKKKSPNKPKKNSILVNPSLKFQRKFTLGPYKVPQTSQLKANMTPDVLKKERLIPIEIKENTATYLSSNHNEECKICVRNSAKKKKKDATLQPNDSSDSLNDNDIISYITDHNKPIFDKTDKVNEESWQNERSRKNIRITSEEYDGSGPSHLGCKKFSIKSCIPKTDMSLLTMLSFDPLIPEIPKLASISKFLPPRRLSKILMHDPLSKISSEVIDIFAPEIMNVCYSVLVTFLYQYASLISLEYRLIFLEETIISQPYCTIVYFASSIVKMTYNFENNQLGNIWNIHIRLPSLKCALQNMEVSEISSKSEKCIIDFFGLSYLCGYVSNSSLYSLIELTRNSGLMSGWYSILFSLYGVRSMFLNNELSFLENYEEIRPIIQSFYGKTKNMENKSNTLTKYGIHGFVLCVFEILEEAHLLSKESILALGDDLMIYKLSNISIKLEKSLKRSGENLIKKVEAIKETIFDVNNTSKIINNNNSEKNIFEQETMLCYLSLKSYISYFYLNCNKEEIMKYLREMLALCDNFSDVTLPMGVIFFWCVYMGAQICKTSDELDMYRSFLKLLQIHEIAKPSTTVHKAINQLTSFDTAMYKDLQVHNKEEDIKRVS, from the coding sequence ATGAAATCAACTGGCTCTTATTCTAAGCATGGTTGTTTAGAATGTAAAAAAGCCCATATAAAATGTGACGAACGTAAACCAAAATGTGGTAGATGTTGTAAATTACTTATTGAATGTAGATATGAAGGGagtattatattaaattcatttggTGACAAAATTGTTCCAGTAGCTAATGAGAATTGcaataaaattacaaaagaaagaagtactaataataacaatcaATATGGTGCCAATGAGGacaaaaatagtaataagGAAGTCAATAAGCGtatgaaatttaattttgttgcagatcgaaaaaaaaaatcccCCAATAAACCAAAAAAGAATAGTATACTAGTTAATccttctttaaaatttcaaagaaaGTTTACGTTGGGGCCCTATAAAGTTCCTCAAACCTCACAATTAAAAGCTAATATGACACCTGATGTATTAAAGAAAGAGCGTCTTATAcctattgaaattaaagaaaatactGCGACTTATCTTTCTAGCAATCATAACGAAGAGTGTAAGATTTGTGTAAGGAATTCAGctaaaaagaagaaaaaggaTGCAACTCTTCAACCCAATGATTCATCAGATTCTTTAAATGACAACGATATAATATCATATATAACAGACCATAATAAACCCATATTTGACAAAACAGACAAAGTAAATGAGGAAAGTTGGCAAAATGAGCGGtctagaaaaaatatacgaATAACATCAGAAGAGTACGATGGGTCTGGACCATCCCACCTTGGTTGCAAAAAATTTAGCATAAAATCATGTATACCTAAGACAGATATGTCATTATTAACAATGTTAAGCTTTGATCCATTAATACCTGAAATTCCAAAATTGGCATCTATATCAAAGTTTCTACCACCACGTAGACTTTCAAAAATTCTAATGCATGATCCACTGTCAAAAATATCATCTGAagttattgatatttttgcaCCAGAGATAATGAATGTGTGTTATTCAGTCCTAGTAACATTTCTCTATCAGTATGCATCATTAATCTCTTTAGAGTACCgactaatttttttagaagaAACTATTATTTCACAGCCATATTGTACCATAGTCTATTTTGCCTCAAGTATAGTTAAAATGACTTATAATTTCgaaaataatcaattagGAAATATTTGGAACATTCATATAAGGTTACCTAGCTTAAAGTGCGCTCTTCAAAATATGGAAGTTTCTGAGATAAGTTCAAAATCAGAGAAATgtattattgatttttttggtttatCATATTTATGTGGTTATGTAAGCAATAGTTCCTTGTATTCATTGATTGAATTAACTAGAAACTCAGGATTAATGAGTGGATGgtattcaatattattttcattatatgGTGTTCGAAGTATGTTTTTAAACAatgaattatcatttttagaaAACTATGAAGAAATTCGTCCAATTATTCAATCATTTTATGGTAAGACAAAGAATATGGAAAATAAGAGTAATACGCTAACTAAATATGGAATCCATGGGTTTGTCCTATGTGTCTTTGAAATATTGGAAGAGGCTCATTTATTAAGTAAGGAAAGTATTTTAGCTCTGGGTGATGATTTGATGATTTACAAATTGTCTAATATATCTATTAAGCTAGAGAAAAGCTTAAAGAGGTCGGGagaaaatttgataaagaaaGTAGAAGCAATTAAAGAAACGATATTTGACGTAAATAATACCagcaaaataataaataataataattcagagaaaaatatatttgagCAAGAAACAATGCTCTGCTACTTATCATTAAAATCctatatttcttatttttatctgaattgtaataaagaggaaattatgaaatatttaaggGAAATGTTGGCATTATGTGACAATTTTTCTGATGTAACATTACCAATGGgcgtaatatttttctggTGTGTTTATATGGGAGCACAAATATGTAAAACATCTGATGAACTCGATATGTATAGATCGTTTTTAAAACTATTACAAATCCATGAGATAGCAAAACCTTCAACTACTGTGCATAAAGCAATAAATCAGCTAACCTCATTCGATACAGCAATGTATAAAGACTTGCAGGTACATAATAAAGAAGAGGATATTAAACGTGTTAGTTAA
- the TBLA0A06980 gene encoding serine/threonine-protein phosphatase (similar to Saccharomyces cerevisiae PPZ2 (YDR436W) and PPZ1 (YML016C); ancestral locus Anc_5.548), giving the protein MGNSSSKPPKSSPTSSSNTTRSKPMKTSSSSTAASSNSKRNGNRSSTQLESRSRPQLESSNSFSSNNIQTINGDNSNYSNNTNNINTYNSNNSNNNDLPNLSKIDSRHTTRSQKSLRSRGSHSSLTKMSSNNSVEQETNQFYRSGSTANNNSSGNQIASTNSNSNNNSRSYLSVPSETYSKSTPTTPSGKEFRDDDSNYNSSLQTRPGSLHQRHHSMGNLNTIDDKSTNSMRRSSFNTNSDLPPSMIKMEPKSPILQNNSNIYSSPSNANSMTYYESALTDDEDDKHANNISNNNIPASNNNDNEIMTSSRRTNSSNNGSLDIRRSSKQSSRTSSFTSISKINSKRKSFESSNDNSNSASNINFPNSSSTHHQPMIRSNSHASSVHSRRSSMGSNGGTAYSTPLNSPAVKNNSITNSSDYFSYHSEPSDANNLAGTNFNVNDMNVDNNNKINSNTISSSQNNGDLIINNNFSSQFNNVTNYNNNNTNNDPNNNNLNQMITMADGSIRNLDPTYNNGGSRQTLDANNQGQIKKKKPIKPIDIDLTIQKLLDAGYAAKKTKNVCLKNSEIAQICHLVREIFLSQPSLLELSSPVKIVGDVHGQYGDLLRLFTKCGFPPAANYLFLGDYVDRGKQSLETILLLFCYKIKYPENFFLLRGNHECANVTRVYGFYDECKRRCNIKTWKVFIDTFNTLPLAAIVAGKIFCVHGGLSPILNSMDEIRHVSRPTDVPDFGLINDLLWSDPTDSPNEWEDNERGVSYCYNKVAINKFLNRFGFDLVCRAHMVVEDGYEFFNDRSLVTVFSAPNYCGEFDNWGAVMSVSEGLLCSFELLDPLDSAALKQVMKKGRQERKIANKQNQSTA; this is encoded by the coding sequence atgggtaattcatcatctaaaCCTCCAAAATCTTCACCAACTTCCTCATCTAACACTACTAGATCAAAGCCAATGAAGACAAGTTCGTCATCAACAGCagcttcttcaaattctaaaCGAAATGGTAATCGTTCATCTACACAGTTGGAATCAAGATCTCGACCGCAATTAGaatcttcaaattcattttcttctaataacATTCAAACTATTAATGGTGATAACAGTAACTACAGtaacaatactaataatatcaatacttacaatagcaataattccaataataatgactTACCCAATTTGTCTAAAATTGATTCTAGGCATACTACTAGATCACAGAAATCTCTAAGGTCCAGGGGTTCTCATTCATCTTTGACCAAAATGagttcaaataattctgtGGAACAAGAAacaaatcaattttataGAAGCGGTTCAACCGCTAATAACAATAGCAGTGGTAACCAAATTGCAAGTaccaattcaaattcaaataataatagcagAAGTTATCTAAGTGTTCCATCTGAAACTTACTCAAAATCAACTCCCACAACCCCAAGTGGTAAGGAATTTCGTGATGATGATAGTAattataattcttcattacaAACTAGGCCAGGTTCATTACATCAGAGGCATCATTCGATGGgaaatttaaatacaatTGATGACAAGTCTACAAATTCTATGAGAAGGTCAAGTTTTAATACAAACTCAGATTTACCACCTTCCATGATTAAAATGGAACCAAAATCTccaattttacaaaataactcaaatatttattccTCCCCATCAAATGCAAATTCAATGACTTACTATGAAAGTGCCCTAacagatgatgaagatgataagcatgcaaataatataagtaataataatatcccCGCAtcgaataataatgataatgaaattatgaCTTCATCAAGACGCACTAATAGCAGTAATAATGGCAGCTTAGATATAAGAAGATCCTCAAAGCAATCAAGTAGAACTAGCTCATTCACCTCTATTTCCAAGATAAATagtaaaagaaaatcttTTGAAAGCTCGAATGATAACTCGAATTCTGCAtctaatataaattttccaaattcaaGTAGCACGCATCATCAGCCAATGATTAGATCTAACTCTCATGCATCATCTGTTCATAGTAGGAGGTCTTCAATGGGTTCAAATGGTGGAACTGCTTATAGCACCCCATTAAATTCGCCTGCTGTTAAGAATAATAGTATAACTAATTCTAGTGATTATTTTAGTTATCATTCTGAACCATCTGATGCGAATAATCTAGCAGGAACCAATTTTAATGTTAATGATATGAAtgttgataataataataaaataaactCTAATACTATAAGCTCCAGTCAAAATAATGGggatttaataataaataataattttagttcacaatttaataatgtcactaattataataataataatactaataatgatcctaataacaataaccTCAACCAAATGATAACAATGGCAGATGGATCGATACGAAATTTAGACCCTACTTATAATAACGGTGGTTCAAGACAAACCTTGGATGCCAATAATCAAGgtcaaattaaaaagaagaagCCAATAAAGCCAATAGATATTGATTTaacaattcaaaaattactAGATGCAGGTTATGCTGCTAAAAAAACTAAGAACGtttgtttaaaaaattccGAAATTGCACAGATTTGCCACTTAGTAAGAGAGATATTCTTATCTCAGCCTTCATTACTAGAATTATCTTCTCCGGTTAAAATTGTTGGTGATGTGCATGGTCAATATGGTGATCTTTTAAGATTATTCACAAAGTGTGGGTTCCCTCCAGCtgcaaattatttattcctTGGTGATTATGTTGACAGAGGCAAGCAATCTCTGGAAactatattattactattttgtTACAAGATAAAATATCCTGAAAACTTCTTCTTACTAAGGGGGAATCACGAATGTGCCAATGTTACTAGAGTTTATGGATTTTACGATGAATGCAAACGTAGGTGCAATATCAAAACTTGGAAAGTTTTTATTGATACTTTCAATACACTTCCATTGGCAGCTATTGTTGCAGGCAAGATCTTCTGTGTACATGGTGGTTTATCGCCTATTTTAAATTCGATGGATGAAATTAGGCATGTTTCACGGCCGACAGATGTCCCAGATTTTGGATTgattaatgatttattatgGTCGGATCCTACTGACTCTCCGAATGAATGGGAAGATAATGAAAGAGGTGTTAGTTATTGTTATAACAAAGTTgctattaataaatttttaaatcgATTCGGCTTTGATTTGGTTTGTAGAGCACATATGGTTGTTGAGGATGGTTATGAGTTTTTTAATGATAGAAGTTTAGTAACTGTATTTTCAGCACCGAATTATTGTGGtgaatttgataattggGGTGCTGTAATGAGTGTCAGTGAAGGCTTGCTATGttcttttgaattattggaTCCATTAGACAGTGCTGCTTTAAAGCAGGTTATGAAGAAAGGTAGGCAGGAACGTAAGATAGCAAATAAGCAAAATCAATCTACAGCATAA
- the GPI19 gene encoding phosphatidylinositol N-acetylglucosaminyltransferase GPI19 (similar to Saccharomyces cerevisiae GPI19 (YDR437W); ancestral locus Anc_5.549), translated as MPNKRTNVNMGKSFSREYFYWSMHFAAITVLSLCLILTFLPSIDKSTKESLGLVNFCADLLPNRRWLLVFECTVLMSMMFTYMGLLMYNEDVLTKNLDDITTIIDKDGNLVITNDTKKFIQDFAQNETSGIADLPIMDVCQILYAD; from the coding sequence ATGCCTAACAAAAGGACTAATGTAAATATGGGTAAATCGTTTAGTAGGGAGTACTTCTATTGGTCAATGCATTTTGCAGCCATTACAGTTTTATCTCTGTGTCtaattttaacatttttgCCCTCAATAGATAAATCTACAAAGGAATCTTTGGGCTTGGTTAACTTTTGTGCAGATCTATTGCCAAACAGACGTTGGTTATTAGTATTTGAATGTACTGTATTAATGTCAATGATGTTTACTTATATGGGATTGTTAATGTATAATGAAGATGTATTgacaaaaaatttagatgaCATAACTACaattattgataaagaTGGAAATCTGGTTATAACTAATGATACTAAAAAGTTTATACAAGATTTTGCACAGAATGAAACTAGTGGAATTGCAGACTTGCCTATCATGGACGTCTGTCAAATACTATATGCTGattaa
- the TRM9 gene encoding tRNA (carboxymethyluridine(34)-5-O)-methyltransferase (similar to Saccharomyces cerevisiae TRM9 (YML014W); ancestral locus Anc_5.544): protein MTSLKEEEYVHKVYNEIASHFSETRYKPWPIVTEFLNEQTMGSIGIDVGCGNGKYLGINPNIYLIGSDHSSGLISCAHDIDNKYNIFVADGLHLPHKDNTFDFAISIAVVHHWASRDRRISAIKHILSKLKPGGKLLVYCWALEQGSSRRGYHEGMEQDVLVPWVLHNTSKEKKASTKTSINKIKHEKPDLSGIPPSERAKFVSDWKIQKQKEREEEAKAEAAAKKQQEEELEKKSSDQKENTKYRFYHLYRKGELEEDCESAGATVLKGGYERDNWYVVAQRT, encoded by the coding sequence ATGACCAGTTTAAAAGAAGAGGAATATGTCCACAAGGTCTACAATGAAATTGCTTCACACTTTTCGGAAACTAGATATAAACCATGGCCAATTGTCACTGAATTTTTAAACGAGCAAACTATGGGTTCCATTGGAATCGATGTTGGATGTGGTAATGGGAAGTATTTGGGTATCAACCCCAACATATATCTAATTGGGTCTGATCATTCCTCCGGTTTAATCTCATGTGCTCATGATATTGATAACaagtataatattttcGTAGCAGATGGACTACATCTACCACATAAAGATAATACATTTGATTTTGCAATTTCAATTGCTGTTGTCCACCATTGGGCTTCAAGAGATCGTCGTATTAGTGCTATTAAACATATACTATCTAAACTAAAGCCTGGAGGTAAGCTATTAGTGTATTGCTGGGCATTAGAACAAGGCTCGTCCAGAAGAGGGTATCATGAAGGTATGGAACAAGACGTACTAGTTCCATGGGTTCTTCATAATAcatcaaaagaaaaaaaagcttCTACGAAGACATCTATTAATAAGATAAAACACGAAAAACCTGATTTATCAGGAATTCCACCTTCAGAAAGAGCTAAATTCGTGTCAGATTGGAAGattcaaaaacaaaaagaacgGGAAGAGGAAGCTAAAGCTGAAGCAGCAGCTAAGAAACAACAAGAAGAAGAGCTTGAGAAGAAGTCGAGTGATCAAAAGGAAAACACTAAATATCGTTTCTATCATTTATATCGTAAAGGTGAACTGGAAGAGGATTGTGAAAGTGCTGGTGCAACAGTTCTGAAAGGTGGGTATGAAAGAGATAATTGGTATGTGGTAGCTCAAAGAACTTGA
- the TBLA0A07000 gene encoding uncharacterized protein (similar to Saccharomyces cerevisiae PSP2 (YML017W); ancestral locus Anc_5.550) has translation MKQMSLEEFLENDTLGESVWNEDDINIDAINENPLNNTISNKPKIEKSVENEISTKKEPIRPTKTVQPPPHDTSKDEPIIIEGPPYMIKFSNLPPKFSDFDIEDLFNAKQTRLVKYKLYWELEKYPSISILKNGSIFDQNFKRTAKVSFVEVMNLHDADKILRFWKIPLLELYKIKVEPAEFTDFQNYLKKQQILTDLISKDPRDNPSKSYIPPKPKPNPFGSAKPVDTQSKMLDIENKISNFHVEDTAVLRKLSEGSLAIGKETPNQTNPHPKEKIKVLKRDQKLSSINVNDKTNNNTTTSTQQKTNKTELNTTTSPKLQNENLTLSPQTPRMVSYSQVARRADDAKKTPSASPMTTPNNQYINLTHTNSNNANNSFDRSLLLKSPIIHDNINEEIDDINDINITDNNNNISKENGNNYSHTRSPIRYSNPNANNNGHYDRYSNNSYGNNHSHNSYNNTNNYRGGYKSYNNTSRGGSNYNHRPYRSKYNSISGTNNNYKQHGGRSSYKKSEYGGNGSDDIENQTETQQTDEQSLLFKPVSTFLHDNKRSYHNNSNHHGSNRGGYRSKYNNNSTSNYRGNYHTSSRTTHFSQE, from the coding sequence ATGAAACAAATGTCTCTTGAGGAATTCCTCGAGAATGATACACTGGGTGAATCTGTTTGgaatgaagatgatattaatatagaTGCTATTAATGAAAACCCATTGAATAATACTATCTCAAATAAGCctaaaatagaaaaaagtgttgaaaatgaaatatcaACAAAGAAAGAACCAATAAGGCCAACCAAAACTGTTCAACCCCCTCCTCACGATACTTCAAAGGATGAACCAATCATTATTGAAGGACCCCCATATATGATTAAATTCTCAAACTTACCTCCAAAATTTTCGGATTTCgatattgaagatttatttaatgcCAAACAGACAAGATTagttaaatataaattatattgggaattagaaaaatatccatcaatttcaatactTAAAAATGGTTCAATTTTCGatcaaaattttaagaGAACAGCAAAAGTTTCATTTGTAGAAGTTATGAATCTTCACGATGCTGATAAAATTTTGAGGTTTTGGAAAATTCCGTTATTAGAGTTGTATAAGATTAAAGTTGAGCCTGCAGAATTTACTGATTTTCAaaactatttaaaaaaacagcAAATTTTAActgatttaatttcaaaagatcCAAGGGATAACCCTTCAAAATCCTATATACCTCCTAAACCTAAGCCAAACCCATTTGGCTCAGCTAAACCAGTAGATACTCAATCTAAAATGttagatattgaaaataaaatctcAAATTTCCATGTAGAAGATACTGCAGTACTGAGAAAATTATCAGAAGGCTCTTTAGCAATTGGAAAAGAAACTCCAAATCAAACTAATCCTCATcctaaagaaaaaattaaagtatTGAAAAGAgatcaaaaattatcatcaataaATGTTAATGACAagactaataataatactacaaCTTCAACGCAACAAAAGACTAATAAAACTGAACTAAATACTACTACTTCTCCAAAACtccaaaatgaaaatttgaCGTTATCTCCACAGACTCCAAGAATGGTATCTTATTCACAAGTAGCTAGGAGAGCAGATGATGCTAAAAAAACACCCTCCGCATCTCCAATGACTACCccaaataatcaatatataaatttgaCACATAccaatagtaataatgcaaataaTAGTTTTGATAGATCGCTTCTGTTGAAATCACCCATTATtcatgataatattaacgAAGAGATTGATGATATAAATGACATAAATATTACCgacaacaacaataatatctcaaaagaaaatggtaataattattctcATACTAGATCCCCAATTAGATATTCAAATCCAAATGCTAATAACAATGGCCATTATGATAGGTATTCCAATAACTCTTATGGAAATAACCATTCACATAATAGctataataatactaataactACAGAGGAGGCTATAAATcgtataataatacaagTAGAGGTGGCTCTAATTACAATCATAGACCATATCGTTCCAAATATAATAGTATTAGCGgcactaataataattataaacaACATGGAGGAAGAAGTTCCTATAAAAAATCAGAATATGGAGGTAATGGAAgtgatgatattgaaaatcaaACTGAAACTCAACAAACAGATGAACAATCTTTGCTATTTAAACCGGTAAGCACTTTTTTGCACGATAATAAAAGATCATATCACAACAATTCTAACCATCATGGTAGCAATAGAGGTGGCTATAGATCTaaatacaataataattctacatCTAACTATCGTGGCAACTACCATACTAGTAGTCGAACGACCCATTTTTCACAAGAATAA